The segment CCGTTCTTATCTTCCAATTCTTGATTTAGGCCAAAGTAAAATTGCTTCTTCCTCTGTCATTTGAATTCTAGTAGCATCGATGGTTTCTTGAATTGCTTTGAATACCGAAGCGTGACCGATTTTGACAATATTTCAAATGCTTTCTGAAATGGATTATAGTGTCAATTAAATCAATATTGATATCATCAATATTTACAAAACTGTCTGCCATTCTGATAAAGCGTTTGTCACCTTGTGTTTCTATATGACCATTCTTAATTACAGAATCCACAACCACATGCTGACGAACTTCTTCAACTTCTTCTTCTGTTAAGTCAGGATACGTTCTCTGATAATTTTAGGAATCAGTACTTTATTATTACTTCCGGGTCCACATTACCAGGCAAAGCTTTTTCATTACATCATCCTGTAGATAGTAGCTTTTAAATCATTGATATCTGATTCAATATTTCTCTTACTCTAGATGATGAAGGTTTTTAAATCCATTAATCCGTATTGTATCTTCATCGTCTTCACTATCATCCTCGGGAATTTAGGTTTAAATTTAAAGTTAGGAGCCAAAACCTGTTCCATTATAAAATGCCGTAATTGCCTTTAACATATTATTTACTGATAATTTGACTTCGCCATCTTCTGCATCAGGTTGCGCAATCAAATTAGTAAATTGGGCATGAGTTTTATTTTCACTATCTCTGGTACATCTTCCGATGATTTGAATGATCTCCGTTAATGAACCTCTATAGCCAACTGTCAAAGCATGTTCGCAGAACGGCCAGTCAAAACCTTCTTTTGCCATTCCTAAAGCAATTATAATATCGATATCTTCCGGATTATTCGAAACTCGTAAATACTCCTGAATTTTGTCTCTATCTTTTTGGTTGTCATGGACTAAATCTGCAACCTTTAATAAATTGCCAGTTTTATTACTTCGAACAAACAATACACCAGTGTCTGGATCTTGATATTCTAAATCACCTAGACTATCAATTATTTTGTTTACTTCCTCATATTTTTCTTTAGTAGATTCACCAGAATTGACACTTGGAATATGAACAATTGTTTTTTTGGTTTCGTCTAAATATTCATCAATAGCAGAAGTATATCGTCCTTGATAAAAGTGATAACCAATACCTAAAGATTTTAAATGTTCATATCCATTAAGTTGTTCATAGTAATTGTAAGTAACCTTGATGAATTGTCTCTCGGATTCAGGTAATAATACAGGTACACTATCACCTCTAAAGTAAGAACCAGTCATAGCAACTATATGTGCTGTAGATTTAGCCATAATGGCTCTTAATACTTCTCCTAATCTATTATTTCCATCTGCAGAAACGTGATGAAATTCATCTATAGCAATAACAACATCGTTGAAAGCTTTTTCATCAATGCCTTCGCAAGCAAAGCGCAGCGTTGCATGTGTACATATCAATAGTTTTTCATCACTTGCTAAGAAATTATTAAATGCTTTTACTTTACTAGAATCACCACCCGGTGTACATAAATTGTATATTGGATTGGGTTCCCAATCAGCAAAGAAACCGTATTTAGATAATGCTGTTTTCCAAATGAACTACCAATGGAACGCTCAG is part of the Flavobacterium phycosphaerae genome and harbors:
- a CDS encoding DEAD/DEAH box helicase yields the protein MICTHATLRFACEGIDEKAFNDVVIAIDEFHHVSADGNNRLGEVLRAIMAKSTAHIVAMTGSYFRGDSVPVLLPESERQFIKVTYNYYEQLNGYEHLKSLGIGYHFYQGRYTSAIDEYLDETKKTIVHIPSVNSGESTKEKYEEVNKIIDSLGDLEYQDPDTGVLFVRSNKTGNLLKVADLVHDNQKDRDKIQEYLRVSNNPEDIDIIIALGMAKEGFDWPFCEHALTVGYRGSLTEIIQIIGRCTRDSENKTHAQFTNLIAQPDAEDGEVKLSVNNMLKAITAFYNGTGFGS